One window of Futiania mangrovi genomic DNA carries:
- a CDS encoding TIGR02302 family protein, with protein sequence MATEPRPEPDLPRRLGWRLAQARLALGWEALWPALMPAALVVGLGLALALFDVFAVLPLWAHIGLLALLALAAIGLALRGLARMRWPTREMALRRLETAGRLPHRPLATLADTPVGGAEGAASALWAAHLERARKAAARARAGAPRPDAARRDPLALRGAVVLALAAGLFVAGADAPTRLARALDIDLRLPAPPPAHVDAWVTPPAYTRVAPVFLTAGDAAIPDILDVPAGSVLTLRVSGGGEVALDAPGQEPVEADANASAPATETSIRETRLSLTADGTVTVTEAGMPRFAQAFAITPDRAPEVRFREEIGITQNYALRFVYAAEDDYGVERLEARISLDNAEAADPLVIPLPYSGERTAVTGETFRDLTPHPFAGLPVTVQILARDGGGNTGLSDPVSMVLPERVFMHEVARALVEQRKVLTLSPERRDKVAAALDAILLYPDGLFERVTPGLGIAVAAARLRADRSPEGLASVQAMLWEIALALEEGDASMALADLRAAQEALERALQEGASDEEISRLMDQLREAMNRYMQEMARQMMEALQRGEIPPQAMQPVDPNRMVDQNQLERMLDAIEDMARSGARESAQQLLNELRRMMENLQAGIPQPMQGQDQQMNEALQELSDIITEQQRLMDRTQRGERQGQGQMQQGEQQGGEGQQGRPRPGSGMGGMAQDQDALRRQLGELLSRLGEAGADLPQALGEAEGSMRGATDGLSENDRGRALGHQRDAIDQLRDGAQSLAQQLMDRMQQQQDGGQGQAQQRGTGRNGQEQDPLGRPRAQRGPDDGDSVRVPDERALQTVREILQELRRRAAEQDRPGEELEYLRRLLERF encoded by the coding sequence ATGGCCACCGAACCGCGTCCGGAACCCGACCTGCCCCGCCGCCTCGGCTGGCGGCTCGCCCAGGCGCGCCTCGCGCTCGGCTGGGAGGCGCTGTGGCCCGCGCTGATGCCCGCGGCGCTGGTCGTCGGCCTCGGGCTGGCGCTTGCGCTGTTCGACGTGTTCGCCGTCTTGCCGCTCTGGGCCCACATCGGCCTGCTCGCCCTTCTGGCGCTGGCCGCAATCGGTCTTGCCCTCCGCGGTCTTGCCCGCATGAGATGGCCGACGCGCGAGATGGCGCTCAGGCGGCTGGAGACTGCGGGCCGCTTGCCCCACCGTCCGCTCGCCACGCTCGCCGACACCCCGGTCGGCGGCGCCGAGGGTGCTGCCAGCGCGCTCTGGGCTGCGCATCTGGAGCGCGCCCGCAAGGCCGCGGCGCGCGCACGCGCCGGAGCCCCGCGCCCGGATGCGGCGCGGCGCGATCCGCTCGCCCTGCGCGGCGCGGTCGTGCTGGCGCTGGCTGCCGGCCTCTTCGTCGCGGGCGCCGACGCGCCAACGCGCCTTGCCCGTGCGCTGGACATCGACCTGCGTCTGCCGGCCCCGCCGCCGGCGCACGTCGACGCCTGGGTCACGCCGCCCGCCTACACGCGCGTCGCACCGGTCTTTCTCACCGCCGGAGACGCGGCGATCCCCGACATTCTGGACGTGCCCGCGGGCAGCGTCCTGACGCTCCGCGTTTCCGGCGGCGGAGAGGTCGCACTCGACGCGCCGGGGCAGGAGCCGGTCGAGGCCGACGCGAACGCCTCGGCCCCTGCCACCGAGACAAGCATCCGGGAGACCCGCCTCTCGCTCACCGCGGACGGCACGGTCACGGTCACGGAAGCAGGCATGCCGCGCTTCGCCCAGGCCTTCGCGATCACCCCCGACCGGGCGCCAGAGGTGCGGTTCCGGGAGGAGATCGGCATCACCCAGAACTACGCCCTGCGCTTCGTCTACGCGGCCGAGGACGATTATGGCGTGGAGCGGCTGGAAGCGCGCATTTCGCTCGACAATGCCGAGGCGGCGGACCCGCTCGTCATACCGCTTCCCTACTCCGGCGAGCGCACGGCGGTGACGGGGGAGACGTTCCGCGACCTGACGCCCCATCCGTTCGCCGGCCTGCCGGTCACCGTGCAGATCTTGGCACGCGACGGCGGCGGCAACACGGGCCTGTCCGACCCCGTGTCCATGGTCCTGCCCGAGCGGGTCTTCATGCACGAGGTAGCCCGTGCACTGGTCGAGCAGCGGAAGGTCCTGACGCTTTCGCCGGAGCGGCGCGACAAGGTGGCCGCGGCGCTCGACGCGATCCTGCTCTATCCCGACGGCCTGTTCGAGCGGGTGACGCCGGGCCTGGGCATTGCGGTCGCGGCGGCGCGCCTGCGCGCCGACCGGTCGCCGGAAGGGCTCGCCTCCGTCCAGGCGATGCTGTGGGAGATCGCGCTCGCGCTCGAGGAGGGGGACGCCAGCATGGCGCTGGCCGACCTGCGCGCCGCACAGGAGGCGCTGGAGCGCGCGCTGCAGGAAGGTGCCTCGGACGAGGAAATCTCCCGTCTCATGGACCAGCTGCGCGAAGCCATGAACCGCTACATGCAGGAAATGGCCCGCCAGATGATGGAGGCGCTGCAGCGCGGCGAGATTCCGCCGCAGGCGATGCAGCCCGTCGACCCGAACCGCATGGTCGACCAGAACCAGCTCGAACGGATGCTCGACGCCATCGAGGACATGGCGCGCTCCGGCGCACGCGAGTCCGCACAGCAGCTTCTGAACGAGCTGCGCCGCATGATGGAGAACCTGCAGGCCGGCATCCCCCAGCCGATGCAGGGTCAGGACCAGCAGATGAACGAGGCGCTGCAGGAGCTGTCGGACATCATCACGGAACAGCAGCGCCTGATGGACCGGACCCAGCGCGGAGAGCGCCAGGGCCAGGGCCAGATGCAGCAGGGCGAGCAGCAGGGCGGCGAGGGCCAGCAGGGCCGCCCCCGGCCCGGAAGCGGCATGGGCGGCATGGCGCAGGACCAGGATGCGTTGCGCCGGCAACTGGGTGAGCTTCTGTCGCGGCTCGGCGAGGCGGGCGCGGACCTTCCGCAGGCGCTGGGGGAGGCGGAAGGGTCGATGCGCGGCGCCACGGACGGGCTCAGCGAGAACGACAGGGGCCGCGCCCTCGGCCACCAGCGCGACGCCATCGACCAGTTGCGGGACGGGGCTCAGTCGCTCGCCCAGCAACTGATGGACCGGATGCAGCAGCAACAGGACGGCGGACAGGGGCAGGCGCAGCAGCGCGGCACCGGCCGCAACGGGCAGGAGCAGGATCCCCTCGGCCGTCCGCGCGCCCAGCGCGGGCCCGACGACGGCGACAGCGTGCGCGTTCCCGACGAGCGGGCATTGCAGACCGTAAGGGAAATCCTTCAGGAACTGCGCCGCCGCGCGGCCGAACAGGACCGCCCGGGAGAGGAACTGGAGTATCTGAGGCGGCTGCTGGAGCGTTTCTGA
- a CDS encoding DUF3426 domain-containing protein: MILTCPACATRYLADDASIGPSGRMVRCASCGHTWHQAPPIEPAVDPDEGFDMPIDAADAAAAATAAEETAPAAEAEEGSGAGVVLGWVLLLALTAAVLSGAYVFRDRIVEAVPQTERLYALVGLSPNPTGLELLSPYFERSMKNGEPVLTVFGEVVNVSTRTVTVPPIRVSLRDAANAEVFAWTKTLDQPELVPGATASFATSIANPPLEAVDVRIEITRPDAK; encoded by the coding sequence ATGATTCTCACCTGCCCTGCCTGCGCCACGCGCTACCTCGCCGACGACGCCTCCATCGGGCCGTCGGGGCGCATGGTGCGCTGTGCAAGCTGCGGCCACACCTGGCACCAGGCCCCGCCGATCGAGCCGGCCGTCGATCCGGACGAGGGGTTCGACATGCCGATCGACGCGGCCGATGCGGCTGCCGCCGCCACGGCGGCGGAGGAGACCGCACCCGCGGCGGAGGCGGAGGAAGGCAGCGGGGCAGGCGTCGTGCTGGGGTGGGTGCTGCTGCTGGCGCTGACGGCGGCGGTCCTGTCCGGCGCCTACGTGTTCCGCGACCGGATCGTCGAGGCCGTACCCCAGACGGAGCGGCTCTATGCGCTGGTCGGCCTCTCGCCCAATCCGACGGGTCTCGAACTGCTCAGCCCGTATTTCGAGCGGTCGATGAAGAACGGTGAGCCGGTGCTGACCGTATTCGGCGAAGTGGTGAACGTGTCGACGCGGACAGTCACGGTGCCGCCGATTCGCGTGAGCCTGCGCGACGCGGCCAACGCGGAAGTGTTCGCCTGGACGAAGACGCTCGACCAGCCGGAACTCGTTCCCGGCGCAACCGCGAGCTTTGCAACCTCGATCGCCAACCCGCCGCTCGAGGCTGTCGACGTGCGTATCGAGATCACGCGGCCCGACGCGAAGTGA
- the ftsE gene encoding cell division ATP-binding protein FtsE translates to MVRFEDVALRYGDGPEVLSGLNFRLSPGSMHFLTGPSGAGKTSLLKLLYLAHRPSRGRVEMFGEDMGTLPRSGLPRIRRRIGVIFQDFRLLPHLSALDNVALPLRIQGARLEEHLDDVRELLTWVGLGDRMDALPSTLSGGEQQRVAIARAVIGRPDLILADEPTGNVDPEIGRRLMRLFVELNRLGTTVLIATHDTTLIERFAASVLALRDGRLAVPAEAQLSPVAEEVQP, encoded by the coding sequence TTGGTTCGGTTCGAGGACGTCGCACTGCGCTACGGCGACGGGCCGGAGGTTCTGAGCGGCCTGAACTTCCGCCTGAGCCCCGGCTCCATGCATTTCCTCACCGGCCCGTCCGGTGCGGGCAAGACGTCGCTCCTGAAGCTTCTCTATCTTGCGCACCGGCCGTCGCGCGGCCGCGTGGAGATGTTCGGCGAGGACATGGGCACGCTGCCACGCAGCGGCCTGCCGCGGATCCGGCGGCGAATCGGTGTCATCTTCCAGGACTTCCGGCTCCTGCCGCACCTCTCCGCCCTCGACAATGTCGCGCTGCCGCTGCGCATCCAGGGGGCGCGGCTGGAAGAGCATCTCGACGACGTGCGCGAGCTTCTGACATGGGTCGGCCTCGGCGACCGGATGGACGCGCTTCCTTCGACGCTCTCCGGCGGCGAACAGCAGCGGGTCGCCATCGCCCGCGCGGTGATCGGGCGGCCCGACCTGATCCTCGCCGACGAGCCGACGGGCAACGTCGATCCGGAGATCGGACGGCGCCTGATGCGGCTGTTCGTCGAACTGAACCGCCTCGGCACGACCGTCCTGATCGCCACGCATGACACGACCCTGATCGAGCGGTTCGCAGCCTCGGTGCTTGCGCTGCGCGACGGCCGCCTTGCCGTGCCCGCGGAAGCGCAACTTTCCCCTGTCGCGGAGGAGGTGCAGCCATGA
- a CDS encoding cell division protein FtsX yields MTRLPILLSSLSRRIQAGTAPIVPRGGEIRFLLIVIAAICALGTLALVAGLALSGAADRWSAALDGSATVELLPVEGLDPAEQRARAIAALAAAPGVVWAEEVPKTDAEALLAPWLGEGVDLGSLPMPQLIAVRLEPGSDDAQGVLAAALAEVPGARADTHAGARASLATLARTARTVALTITLLIAVAGTAIVVFATRATLAAHREIVDVLHLMGAHDGFIARAFERRFLELGLIGGAAGAAMAIALIGALVFTVPDTAMAGFLPELEFGWAESLAVAATPLLAALVAWGTARLTVLARLRRAL; encoded by the coding sequence ATGACCCGCCTGCCCATCCTCCTGTCCAGTCTGTCGCGGCGCATCCAGGCCGGCACTGCCCCCATCGTGCCGCGGGGAGGGGAGATCCGCTTCCTGCTTATCGTCATCGCGGCAATCTGCGCGCTGGGCACGCTCGCACTGGTCGCAGGCCTGGCGCTCTCTGGTGCCGCGGACCGCTGGAGCGCAGCGCTCGATGGAAGCGCGACCGTCGAGCTTCTTCCGGTCGAAGGTCTCGATCCGGCAGAACAACGCGCGCGTGCCATCGCCGCGCTGGCAGCCGCACCCGGCGTCGTCTGGGCGGAGGAGGTGCCGAAGACGGATGCGGAGGCCTTGCTCGCCCCCTGGCTCGGAGAGGGCGTGGACCTCGGAAGCCTGCCGATGCCGCAACTGATCGCCGTGCGGCTCGAACCGGGCTCGGACGACGCGCAAGGCGTTCTGGCGGCGGCGCTTGCCGAGGTTCCGGGCGCACGGGCCGACACGCACGCCGGCGCCCGCGCCTCGCTCGCCACGCTTGCCCGGACGGCACGTACGGTTGCACTGACGATCACGCTGCTGATCGCCGTCGCCGGCACGGCCATCGTCGTATTTGCAACGCGGGCGACCCTCGCCGCCCACCGCGAGATCGTCGACGTCCTGCACCTGATGGGCGCGCACGACGGCTTCATCGCGCGCGCGTTCGAGCGGCGCTTCCTCGAACTCGGCCTGATCGGCGGCGCGGCGGGGGCCGCAATGGCGATCGCCCTGATCGGCGCGCTGGTCTTCACGGTTCCCGATACCGCGATGGCCGGCTTCCTGCCGGAACTGGAGTTCGGCTGGGCGGAGAGCCTGGCGGTTGCGGCCACACCGCTGCTGGCTGCGCTCGTGGCCTGGGGAACTGCCCGGCTGACCGTGCTCGCCCGCCTGCGCCGGGCCTTGTGA
- a CDS encoding lysophospholipid acyltransferase family protein: protein MTLLRSLAFQLYLYGLTVGLVLLHVPAVFLPGRHMRRGFRMWGRAGTWGMEKIAGIRLEVRGREHVARGGVLIASKHQSMLETMAYFGILHDPAIILKKELTLIPLVGPVVRKAGLIVVDRKGGGRAVLKMTRDAADRLDHGRDVLIFPEGHRMPVDGEPHYKRGIWTLYRETGRACVPAALNSGLFWPRRSLIRHPGTCVIEFLPPIPAGLEEAEFRTRLETVTEEAVGRLVAEARAETRKA from the coding sequence ATGACGCTGCTTCGCTCGCTTGCCTTTCAGCTGTACCTCTACGGGCTGACCGTGGGCCTTGTCCTCTTGCACGTGCCCGCGGTTTTCCTGCCCGGGCGCCACATGCGCCGCGGTTTCCGGATGTGGGGACGGGCCGGCACCTGGGGCATGGAGAAGATCGCGGGCATCCGGCTGGAGGTGCGCGGGCGCGAACACGTCGCCCGGGGCGGCGTGCTGATCGCCTCCAAGCACCAGTCGATGCTGGAGACGATGGCCTATTTCGGCATCCTCCACGACCCGGCGATCATCCTGAAGAAGGAACTGACGCTGATCCCGCTGGTCGGTCCCGTCGTGCGCAAGGCGGGACTTATCGTCGTCGACCGCAAGGGCGGCGGGCGTGCGGTCCTGAAGATGACGCGGGACGCCGCCGACCGCCTCGACCATGGCCGGGACGTGCTGATCTTCCCCGAAGGCCACCGCATGCCGGTCGACGGCGAACCGCACTACAAGCGCGGCATCTGGACCCTTTACCGCGAGACGGGCCGCGCGTGCGTGCCCGCGGCGCTCAACTCGGGTCTCTTCTGGCCGCGGCGCAGCCTGATCCGCCATCCCGGTACCTGCGTCATCGAATTCCTGCCCCCGATCCCCGCGGGCCTGGAGGAGGCCGAGTTCCGCACCCGGCTCGAAACGGTGACAGAAGAGGCCGTGGGCCGCCTCGTCGCGGAGGCCCGCGCCGAAACCCGCAAGGCGTGA
- a CDS encoding adenosylcobalamin-dependent ribonucleoside-diphosphate reductase, translating into MSFDAPIARHIWDLKYRLKAADGTPVDQDVSDTWARVAAALAEAEATNARDRWRTRFLEALTDFRYLPAGRILAGAGTDRSVTLFNCFVMGTIPDDMGGIFDHLKEAALTMQQGGGIGYDFSTIRPRGAPVRGVGADASGPVSFMDVWDAMCRTIMSAGSRRGAMMATLSCDHPDIEAFVEAKRDPARLRMFNLSVLISDAFMEAVRADADWPLVFEGVTFRTVKARALWDRIMRATYDVAEPGVIFIDRINRMNNLAYCETIRATNPCGEQPLPPYGACLLGSVNLSRLVADPFGEGAHLDEDALDDLVRVAVRMMDNVIDVSRFPLPAQAQEARAKRRIGLGVTGLADALAMVRVRYGTAQAAEVSGRWLARVQRAAYLASVDLAREKGSFPLFDGDAYLESPTVQALDADVRDAIAAHGIRNALVTSIAPTGTISLFAGNVSSGIEPAFSHSYTRRVLEPDGSARTERVESYAYALYRRMFGADAALPDYFVTALELAPADHVRMQAAAQAHVDSSISKTINCPEDISFDDFKDVYLLAYDTGCKGCTTYRPNPVTGAVLSADPAPQPAAEAHPSSGAPDAPAPGDRHGSVVWMTKPLERPGALEGHTYKLRWPDSDHAIYITLNDIVREGRRVPFEIFINSKNMEHYAWTVALTRMISAVFRRGGDVSFVVEELKAVFDPRGGQWMEGRYVPSLLAAIGTVIEKHMRAIGFLAADGEADVAGLRAAYAAGGDIGDADLPSPRVDAPANALPPCPKCGARALARQEGCATCLNCGHSKCS; encoded by the coding sequence ATGAGTTTCGATGCCCCCATCGCCCGGCACATCTGGGACCTGAAATACCGGCTGAAGGCTGCCGACGGCACGCCGGTCGACCAGGACGTGTCGGACACCTGGGCGCGGGTTGCTGCCGCGCTGGCGGAGGCCGAGGCGACGAACGCGCGGGACCGCTGGCGGACCCGCTTTCTCGAGGCGCTTACGGACTTCCGCTATCTCCCGGCGGGCCGGATTCTCGCAGGCGCGGGCACGGACCGGTCGGTCACGCTCTTCAACTGCTTCGTCATGGGCACGATCCCCGACGACATGGGCGGGATCTTCGACCATCTGAAGGAAGCCGCGCTGACCATGCAGCAGGGCGGCGGCATCGGCTACGACTTCTCCACCATCCGCCCGCGCGGGGCGCCCGTGCGCGGCGTGGGCGCGGACGCATCGGGCCCCGTGTCCTTCATGGATGTGTGGGACGCCATGTGCCGCACCATCATGTCCGCGGGGTCGCGGCGCGGCGCGATGATGGCCACGCTCTCCTGCGACCATCCGGATATCGAGGCGTTCGTGGAGGCCAAGCGCGACCCCGCGCGCCTGCGCATGTTCAACCTGTCGGTGCTGATCTCGGACGCCTTCATGGAGGCGGTGCGCGCCGACGCCGACTGGCCGCTCGTGTTCGAGGGTGTGACCTTCCGTACCGTGAAGGCCCGCGCGCTGTGGGACCGGATCATGCGCGCGACCTATGACGTGGCGGAGCCGGGCGTCATCTTCATCGACCGCATCAACCGGATGAACAACCTCGCCTATTGCGAGACGATCCGCGCCACCAACCCGTGCGGGGAGCAGCCGCTGCCCCCCTATGGCGCGTGCCTGCTGGGCTCGGTGAACCTCTCGCGCCTTGTCGCCGACCCGTTCGGGGAAGGGGCGCACCTCGACGAGGACGCCCTCGACGATCTCGTCCGCGTTGCCGTGCGCATGATGGACAATGTGATCGACGTTTCGCGCTTCCCGCTGCCAGCGCAGGCGCAGGAGGCACGCGCGAAGCGGCGCATCGGTCTCGGCGTGACGGGTCTCGCCGATGCGCTGGCCATGGTACGTGTGCGCTACGGGACGGCGCAGGCGGCCGAGGTGAGCGGGCGCTGGCTGGCGCGCGTGCAGCGGGCGGCCTATCTCGCCTCCGTCGATCTCGCGCGAGAGAAGGGCTCCTTTCCGCTCTTCGACGGCGACGCCTATCTGGAAAGCCCCACCGTCCAGGCGCTCGACGCCGACGTGCGCGACGCGATCGCCGCGCACGGCATCCGCAACGCGCTCGTCACCTCGATCGCGCCGACGGGCACGATCTCGCTGTTCGCCGGCAATGTGTCGAGCGGGATAGAGCCCGCGTTCAGCCATTCCTACACCCGCCGCGTGCTGGAGCCCGACGGCAGCGCCCGGACCGAGCGGGTGGAGAGCTACGCCTACGCGCTCTACCGCCGCATGTTCGGTGCGGACGCAGCCCTTCCCGATTATTTCGTCACTGCGCTGGAGCTTGCGCCCGCCGACCATGTGCGCATGCAGGCCGCCGCGCAGGCCCATGTCGACAGCTCGATCTCCAAGACCATCAACTGCCCCGAGGACATCTCGTTCGATGACTTCAAGGACGTCTACCTGCTGGCCTACGACACGGGCTGCAAGGGCTGCACGACCTACCGCCCGAATCCCGTCACCGGCGCGGTCCTGTCGGCGGACCCCGCGCCGCAGCCGGCGGCGGAGGCCCACCCCTCGTCCGGTGCGCCCGATGCGCCTGCGCCGGGAGACCGGCACGGGTCCGTCGTCTGGATGACGAAGCCGCTGGAGCGGCCCGGCGCGCTGGAGGGGCACACCTACAAGCTGCGCTGGCCCGACAGCGACCATGCGATCTACATCACGCTGAACGACATCGTGCGCGAGGGGCGCCGCGTGCCGTTCGAGATCTTCATCAACTCCAAGAACATGGAGCATTACGCCTGGACCGTCGCGCTGACGCGCATGATCTCGGCGGTGTTCCGGCGCGGCGGCGACGTCTCCTTCGTGGTGGAGGAGCTGAAGGCGGTGTTCGATCCGCGCGGCGGGCAATGGATGGAGGGGCGCTACGTGCCCTCGCTGCTGGCGGCCATCGGCACCGTGATCGAGAAGCACATGCGCGCGATCGGCTTCCTCGCGGCGGACGGGGAGGCCGACGTGGCGGGCCTGCGCGCGGCCTATGCGGCCGGCGGCGATATCGGGGACGCCGATCTCCCCTCGCCCCGTGTCGACGCGCCGGCAAATGCGCTTCCACCCTGCCCGAAATGCGGGGCGCGCGCGCTCGCTCGGCAGGAGGGCTGCGCGACCTGCCTCAATTGCGGGCATTCCAAGTGCAGCTAG
- a CDS encoding gamma-glutamylcyclotransferase: MSHIHQGFWVFGYGSLMWRPGFSFVERRRARLDGFARAFCLSSVRYRGTPERPGLVLGLDEGASCEGVAYRVAREHAEATHAYLREREMVTYAYREAWLPLTLHPEHAGETVEALCYVVRRDHPQYAGGLDLEAQARRIAGCRGPAGPNADYLFNTVAHLREMGVEEPALIALEARVRAHIAEGCTDEGT, translated from the coding sequence ATGTCGCATATCCACCAGGGCTTCTGGGTCTTCGGATACGGCTCGCTCATGTGGCGGCCGGGGTTTTCGTTCGTGGAGCGGCGGCGCGCGCGGCTCGACGGCTTCGCGCGCGCCTTCTGCCTGTCCTCGGTCCGCTACCGCGGTACGCCGGAGCGGCCGGGGCTCGTCCTTGGCCTCGACGAGGGCGCATCGTGCGAGGGCGTCGCCTACCGTGTCGCACGCGAACACGCGGAAGCGACCCATGCCTATCTCCGCGAGCGGGAGATGGTGACCTATGCCTATCGCGAGGCCTGGCTGCCGCTGACGCTGCACCCCGAACATGCGGGTGAGACGGTGGAGGCGCTGTGCTATGTCGTGCGGCGCGACCATCCGCAATATGCGGGCGGCCTCGACCTGGAGGCGCAGGCCCGCCGCATCGCGGGCTGCCGCGGACCCGCGGGACCCAATGCGGACTATCTTTTCAACACGGTCGCGCACCTGCGCGAAATGGGCGTCGAGGAACCGGCGCTCATCGCGCTCGAGGCGCGTGTGCGGGCCCATATTGCCGAGGGCTGTACGGACGAAGGGACCTGA
- a CDS encoding DUF2125 domain-containing protein, which yields MRYFLLIGAVAAAIAGYTVYWNTLANRAGERLAAARGTHGAVALDYGAVEVEGFPYRLAIGIENAAAGAADGHLWSWQVPALTVYLQPWNLYHAIAEADGDQAFEWRGGPIPFALTAAPETALASARRDGAHLGRVIVDYRDVALAAPEGPVAQVGRALAEAYPAEPGAERPGLRAGASLEAIEVHAGNIARLGLGTHIGRASAFLRFEGLSHPEDLASLGARIRAGRPISAEVLDLAFDWGPLSVAGTGRLMLDAERRPAGTLALRIAGHEETLDRLVAAGALRAETAANLRTALGLLGAIGADAEGRVPVSIHMSGGVAFLGPMRIATLPPLF from the coding sequence TTGCGCTATTTCCTGCTGATCGGCGCCGTCGCTGCGGCCATCGCCGGCTACACGGTCTATTGGAATACGCTCGCCAACCGCGCGGGCGAACGGCTGGCCGCTGCCCGCGGCACGCATGGCGCGGTCGCGCTCGATTACGGCGCGGTCGAGGTGGAAGGCTTCCCCTACCGCCTTGCCATCGGCATCGAGAACGCGGCGGCGGGCGCTGCGGACGGGCACCTCTGGTCGTGGCAGGTCCCGGCGCTGACCGTCTATCTCCAGCCCTGGAACCTGTACCATGCCATTGCCGAGGCCGACGGCGACCAGGCCTTCGAGTGGCGGGGTGGCCCCATTCCCTTCGCACTGACCGCCGCGCCTGAAACGGCGCTGGCAAGCGCACGGCGCGACGGCGCGCACCTCGGCCGCGTGATCGTGGACTACCGAGACGTCGCGCTCGCCGCACCCGAGGGGCCGGTCGCGCAGGTAGGGCGTGCGCTGGCCGAAGCCTATCCGGCCGAGCCGGGGGCGGAGCGTCCGGGCCTGCGCGCCGGGGCAAGCCTCGAAGCCATCGAGGTCCACGCGGGGAACATCGCGCGGCTGGGGCTCGGCACGCACATCGGGCGGGCGTCGGCCTTCCTGCGCTTCGAGGGCCTGTCGCACCCGGAAGACCTGGCAAGCCTTGGCGCGCGCATCCGGGCGGGCCGTCCGATCAGTGCCGAGGTGCTAGACCTCGCCTTCGACTGGGGGCCGCTGTCCGTCGCCGGGACGGGCCGGCTGATGCTCGATGCCGAGCGGCGTCCGGCCGGGACGCTCGCCCTGCGCATCGCGGGTCACGAGGAGACGCTGGACCGGCTGGTTGCCGCGGGCGCTCTGCGGGCCGAAACCGCCGCCAACCTGCGCACGGCGCTTGGTCTGCTCGGCGCGATCGGCGCGGATGCAGAGGGCCGTGTCCCGGTCAGCATCCACATGTCCGGCGGCGTCGCCTTTCTGGGGCCGATGCGGATCGCGACCCTGCCGCCGCTATTCTGA
- a CDS encoding prephenate/arogenate dehydrogenase family protein: MFGRVALIGLGLIGSSLGHAMRRGSIAGEIVGAARTAETREAALRLGFIDRGCKTAAEAVAGADLVILCTPVGTYGALAAEIAPALAPGAIVTDVGSVKMSVIRDIGPHIPKGVHFVPGHPIAGTEQSGPEAGFAHLFDGRWTILTPTAVADPDALARLTAFWTACGAKVEVMDPERHDMVLAITSHLPHLIAYNIVGTAAHLETVTESEVIKFSAGGFRDFTRLAASDPTMWRDVFLNNREAVLEMLGRFTEDLISLQRAIRYRDGQALYDLFSYTRQVRREIIEAGQETPLADFGRHPGADTHVPNARGGAARKGKASE; encoded by the coding sequence ATGTTCGGCCGCGTCGCGCTGATCGGCCTCGGGTTGATCGGCTCCTCGCTCGGCCACGCCATGCGCCGCGGCAGCATCGCGGGCGAAATCGTCGGTGCGGCGCGCACGGCGGAGACCCGCGAGGCTGCCCTGCGCCTCGGTTTCATCGACCGGGGCTGCAAGACGGCGGCGGAGGCGGTCGCTGGCGCCGATCTCGTGATCCTGTGCACGCCCGTGGGCACCTATGGCGCGCTCGCCGCCGAGATTGCGCCGGCGCTGGCGCCGGGCGCCATCGTGACCGACGTGGGCTCGGTCAAGATGTCGGTGATCCGCGACATCGGCCCGCATATACCAAAAGGCGTGCATTTCGTGCCCGGCCATCCCATCGCCGGTACGGAGCAGTCGGGACCGGAGGCGGGCTTCGCGCACCTGTTCGACGGGCGCTGGACCATCCTGACGCCGACGGCGGTCGCGGATCCCGATGCGCTGGCCCGGCTGACGGCGTTCTGGACGGCGTGCGGCGCGAAGGTCGAGGTGATGGACCCGGAGCGCCACGACATGGTGCTCGCCATCACCAGCCATTTGCCGCACCTGATCGCCTACAACATCGTCGGCACGGCAGCGCACCTGGAGACGGTGACGGAGTCGGAGGTCATCAAGTTCTCCGCGGGCGGTTTCCGCGACTTCACGCGGCTCGCGGCATCCGATCCGACCATGTGGCGCGACGTGTTCCTGAACAACCGCGAAGCGGTGCTGGAGATGCTGGGCCGCTTCACCGAGGACCTGATCTCGCTGCAGCGGGCGATCCGCTACCGGGACGGCCAGGCGCTCTACGACCTCTTTTCCTACACGCGCCAGGTGCGCCGCGAGATCATCGAGGCCGGGCAGGAGACGCCGCTCGCCGACTTCGGCCGCCATCCGGGGGCCGACACGCACGTTCCGAACGCCCGTGGCGGTGCCGCGCGCAAGGGAAAGGCCTCAGAATAG